The genomic stretch GACGTAGCCGCGTTCGCGCGCCGCCACGCGCGTGGCGTCCATATAGGCGCGCACGCCGGGATAACGGGCGAAGTACTGGTCCACATACAGCTGCGCCGCACCGCGGTCGATACCCAGCTGCTGCGCCAGACCGAACGGCGACATGCCGTAGATCAGGCCGAAGTTGATGGTTTTTGCGGCCCGACGCTGGTCACCGGTCACGCCAGCCAGGTCGGTGCCGAAAATTTCCGCCGCGGTGGCCCGGTGCACGTCGGCACCCTCCGCGAATGCCCGCAGCAGACCCTCGTCGCCCGACAGGTGGGCCATGATGCGCAGCTCGATCTGCGAGTAGTCGGCCGCCAGCAGCACGCAACCGGGCGACGCGATAAAGGCCTGGCGGATGCGCCGACCCTCGGCGCTGCGAATGGGGATGTTCTGCAGATTCGGATCCGACGACGACAGCCGGCCGGTGGAGGCCACCGCCTGGTGGTAAGACGTATGCACGCGACCGGTCTGCGGGTTGACCTGCTGCGGCAGCTTGTCGGTGTAGGTGGAGCGCAGCTTGGACAGGCCGCGGTGCTCCAGGATGACGCGTGGCAGCGGGTAGTGCAGGGCGAGCTCCTGGAGCACATCCTCGGCCGTTGACGGCTGCTTGGTCGGGGTGCGGCCCAGCACCGGCAGTTTCTGTTCCTCGTACAACACCTGCTGGATCTGCAACGGCGAGCCCAGGTTGAAGGTGTGTCCGGCCAGCTCGTGGGCCTCGGCTTCCAGGCGCAGCATGGCCGCGGCCAGCTCGCCGCTTTGTGCGCGCAGCAGGGCGGTATCGATCAGCACGCCGTGGCGCTCGACGCGCGAGAGCACCGGCAGCAAGGGCATCTCGATCTGCTCGAACACACGCCGCAGGTCGGGCTCGGCCTCGATTTGCGGCCAGAAGTGCCGGTGCAGGCGCAGCGTGACGTCGGCATCCTCGGCGGCGTAGCGGGTGGCGGTTTCAAGGTCCACCTGATTGAAGGTGATCTGGTTCTTGCCGCTGCCGGCCACGTCCTTGAAGGTAATGGTGGTGTGGCCCAGGTACTTGGCGGCCAGCGAATCCATGTCGTGGCGCGTGGCGGTGCTGTCCAGCACGTAGGATTCGAGCATGGTGTCGAAAGCCGGCCCGGCCAGGCTGATGCCGTAACGCGCCAGCACCGTGCAGTCGAACTTGAAACCCTGGCCGATCTTGCGGGGGCTGTCCGCCTCCAGCAGCGGCTTGAGGCGCGCGAGCACGGCGTCCGGGGACAACTGATCCGGCGCGCCGGGGTAGTCATGACCGACCGGCACGTACGCGGCCACGCCCGGTTCGATGGCAAACGAAAGGCCGACAATCCGGGCACTGATGGCGTCCAGGCGGTCGGTTTCAAGATCGAAGCTGAACGCGTCCATCGCGGCCAGGCGCTCGCACCAGCGGGCCAGGGATGCCTCGTCGATCACGGTCTCGTAAGCGTCGCGATCAATGACTGCCACCTCAGGCGCCGCCTGCGACGGCGCATGCGTGCCAGGCAGCGGCTTGCCGCCCAGCGACCCACCGTCCAGCTCCTTCAGCCAGGACTTGAATTCCAGTTCGGTAAACAACCGACGCAGGGTGTCCAGGTCCGGCGAAACGCGGTTCAGATTGTCCGGATCAATGTCGAGCGGCACCTCGCAGCGCACCGTGGCCAGATCCAGAAACAGCGGCAACTGGTCCAGTGTGGCACGCAGGTTCTCACCAACTTTGCCGCCGACGTCATCGGCATGGGCAATCACGCCGTTCAGCGAGCCGTACTCGTTGAGCCACTTGGCGGCGGTCTTGGGACCGACCTTGGGCACCCCGGGAATGTTGTCGACCGTGTCGCCGGTCAGCGCCAGGAAGTCGGCGATCAGTTCCGGCGGCACGCCGAATTTTTCCTTCACACCAGCCACATCCAGCACGGTATTGGTCATGGTGTTGACCAGGCGCACGTGCCCATCGACCAGCTGCGCCAGGTCCTTGTCGGCAGTCGAGATCAGCACCTGCTCACCACGGCCGGCGGCACGCCGGGCCAGAGTGCCGATGACATCGTCTGCCTCGACACCGTCGATCACCAGCAGTGGCAGGCCCAGCGCGCGCACCAGCTCCAGGGTCGGCGCAATCTGGATCGCCAGATCGTCCGGCATCGGCGGGCGGTTGGCCTTGTAGTCGACAAACGCGTCGTGACGGAACGTGGGCCCCTTGGCGTCAAACACCACGGCGATATGGGCGTCCGGGTAGTCGCGCTCCAGCCGCCGCAGCATGTTGACCACGCCGTAGGTCACCCCGGTCGGCTGGCCCTTGGCGTTGGTCAGCGGTGGCATGGCATGGAAGGCGCGAAACAGGTAGGACGAACCGTCCACCAGGACGACGAGCGGCGTTTCGGGCATGGCAACAGAAATTGGGGTGCGAGCGGCAGTCGGGGCAGTGTAGCTCAGCCGCTGGTAGTCAGCCGCCCCGGCGATGCTATGCTGTGGCCGCGTTTTTTGCTGCTTGCTTCCAGGAGTTTTATCGATGCGCTGCATGCTGCTGTTCAGCTTGCTGCTGCTTCCCGTAGCAGCAATGGCCGCCGAAAACGGACCGCCGCCAGGCAGCGAAGTACCACCCGATATGCAGGTGGAGCCGCCCAGGCGCGAGGCGCCACCGCCCGCCAGCGAAGTGCCACCCGAGTTGCAAGTTGCGCCGCAGGAAGGGGATGTCCCGTCGCCGGAGGTGACCATCAAGCGTCGCGGCCCCGACACGGTGGAGGAATACGCGATCGGTGGCCGCGTCTATATGGTCAAGGTGAAGCCGGCGATCGGCCCTGCCTACTATCTGGTCGATCCCACCGGGGCTGGCGAGTTTAGTCAGCAGATTAACGATATAAAGAATCCACCGCCGGTGCCACGCTGGGTATTGCTGCGCTGGTGAGCCGAGGTTCAGGTGTCGGTTTACACCCCCGTCGAGCCCGCCGAGGTGGCCACGTTTCTGCGTGACTACGCGGTCGGCGAGCTGCTCGAACTGAAAGGGATCGCCGACGGGATCGAAAACACCAATTACTTCGTGACCACCAGTGGCGGACAGTTCGTATTGACGCTGTTCGAGCGCCACACCCAGGTCGAGCTCGATTACTTTCTGGAACTCATGGTCACGCTGGCCAACCACGGGCTGCCCTGTCCGCGGCCCATCATGGCCGACGACGGCAGCCATCTACGGCGGTTGGCGCAACGCCCGGCCGCCCTGGTGGAACGCCTGCCCGGTCACGCCATCAGCACACCCAGTGTCGCGCAGTGCGCCGCCGTCGGCGAGGCGCTGGGGCGCATCCACCGCACCAGCCGCCATGTGCACCGGCGTCGCACCAACGAGCGCGGGCCTGCCTGGTGGCAAGTCACCGCCGACGCGCTGCGCGGCACGCTCGATGCGGACAGCATGGCGCTGATCGATTCCGAAATCGCCGCTCACGCTGCCTTTGATAATGGGCGCCTGCCGCGGGGCGTCATCCATGCTGATCTTTTCCGAGACAACGCCTTGTTCGAGGGCGAGCGCCTGACTGGCGTGATCGACTTTTACGCCGCCTGCAACGACATCCTGCTGTACGACGTGGCGATCTGCCTGAACGACTGGTGCGTCGGCGCCGACGGCGATTTCGACGACACGCGCGGGCGCGCCTTTCTGAACGCATACGCCCATGGCCGCCCGCCAGTAGCCAGCGAAGCGGACGCGCTCCCGCTGATGCTGCGCGCCGCAGCGCTGCGGTTCTGGCTGTCGCGTTTGTACGACTTCCATTTCCCGCGCGACGGCGAGATCACCCACATCAAGGACCCAGCGCACTTCGAACGCATTCTTCGCAAACGTATCGCCGCCCCGCGGTGGGCGGAAGATCTATGGTCCACATAACGCCCTCCGGCCCGTGCGAGTGACCGGCCTGGCGCGTTTTCTCCCGCACCTGTGGATCAACCTTGCATGCGTGTTCTGGGCCGGCAATATGACCGTGGGGCGGGCACTGCGCGGGCACATAGGGCCGGGATTGATCGTCACCCTGCGCGGCGCGATGTCGCTGGTGCTACTGCTGATGCTGTTGCGGTTCCTGCGCACGCGCAAGGAACCACCGCTAAGACAGGACTTCTGGCTGCTGCTTTTCATGGCTTTTACCGGAGTTGCCGGCTACCAGGGCCTGCTCTACCTGGGCCTGCGCCATACCGACGCCATCAACGCCGCGCTCATGAACTCGGCCGGCCCATTGGTAGCAATCGTCATGGCCTGGGCCGTGCTCGGCACGACCGTGCATCGGGTGCAGTGGTTCGGAGGGCTGACCTCACTGCTGGGCATCGCCGTCATCCTGTCCGGTGGCAGCGTGGAGCGGCTGCTGGCGGTGCGCTTCAATGTCGGTGATCTGGCAATGCTGGTCGGGGTGTTCATGTGGGCGGGGTATTCGGTTGCCGGGCGGATCGTGATGCGCGAACGCTCGGTGCTGTCGGTGACCACTATCACATCAAGCATGGCCCTGCTCATGGTGACGCCGTGGGGACTGTGGGAAGCACAAACGGCGGCGCCGGTGCTCACGCCGGCCGTGTGGGCGGGCTTGGCCTATATGGCAGTATTTGTCGGCGTTGGTGCGCTGCTGGCCTGGAACTACGGCGTCAAGGCCATGGGTCCGGCCGAGGCCATGGCCTTCATGAACATGACCCCGCTGTACGCAGTATTGCTGTCGACCTGGATATTGCACGAGCCCATGCGTGGCCCCCAGATGGCCGGCGCGGTACTGGTGGTCGGCGGCAGTCTGCTGGCCGCCCTGGGCCCACAGTGGTCAGGCAAGCGAACACCCGGCAGCGCGACGACCTGAGGAGGTAGCCAATGGACAGTTTGTTCGGAAAAACCGTGTTCATCACCGGCGCCAGCCGCGGCATCGGCAAGGCCATCGCGCTGCGCGCCGCACAGGACGGCGCCAACGTGGTGATCGCCGCCAAGACCGTGCAGCCGCACCCAAAGCTGGCCGGGACCATCCACAGCGCAGCGCAAGAGATCGAAGACGCCGGCGGCAGCGCGTTGGCGCTAGCCGTGGACGTGCGTGATGAAGATGCGGTCGAAGCCGCCGTGACGCGGGCGGTCGAGCGCTTCGGTGGCATCGACATCCTGGTAAACAACGCCTCCGCCATCAGCCTGACCGACACGCTGCATACCCCGACCAAACGTTTTGACTTGATGCTCGACGTCAACCTGCGCGGTACCTGGACCACCACGCGCGCCTGCCTGCCTCACCTGCTACGGGCCGAGAACCCGCACATCCTGGTCCTGTCGCCACCGCTTAACCTCGACCCACGTTGGCTGGCACCCCACACCGCCTACACCATCAGCAAGTACGGCATGAGCCTGTGCGTGCTCGGCTTGGCGGAGGAATTCCGGGAGCGCCGCGTAGCGGTCAACGCCCTGTGGCCACGCACGGTCATTGCCACTGCTGCAACTGAAATGTTGCCTGGAGTTGACCTCAACACCTGTCGGCGCCCGGACATCGTCAGCGACGCCGCGCACTGGATCCTGACCCGTCCCAGCCACGAGTACACCGGAAATTTCTTTATCGACGAGGCAGTGCTGGCACTGGCCGGCGTAACCGACTTCGACGTTTATGCCATCGACCCATCGCAACCCTTGCTGGCGGACCTTTTTCTCGATTGAGCGCCTGTCGCTTCCGAGCACAAACAACGCAGATCGCCCGCAGCAGAAAAGTGTGGTTTTCCGATGGCTTACAAAACCAAAGGCTTACAGCCATCGATTTTGGCGGTGCGTCCGTGCCGTGCGGGCGCCAATGAATAAACCAGCGGCGCCCTAGGGAAGCGCTGAATAAATCCGTCCTGGATTTGTCAGCGCCCGCCATCGGAAAAGCGTGGTTTTCCGATGACTCACAAAATCAGTGGCTTACAGCCACAGATTTTGGCAGCGCGTCCCTGCGCTGCGGGAGCCGCTGAATAAACCAGCGGCGCCCTAGGTGTTGCGCAAGCTCTCGGTCCGTCCCAGGCAATGGTAGTCAAAGCCGGCGGCGCGCATGGCCGCCGGGTCGTAGACATTACGCAGGTCCACCACCACATTGCCCGCCATGCGCGAACGGATTTGCCGCAGGTCCAGACCCCGGTACTCGTTCCACTCGGTGAGCAGCACCATCGCGTCGGCCCCTTCCAGCGCCGCGTAAGGATCGTCGCAATACTCCACGGTCGCCGGCAGCAGGCTGCGCGCCTCGTGCATGCCTTTGGGGTCATGCGCGCGTATCCGCGCACCCCGGTCCAGTAGCGGCGGCAAAATCGCCAGCGCCGGGGCCTCACGCATATCGTCGGTGTCGGGCTTGAAGGTAAGGCCGAGCACGGCAATGGTCTTGCCGGCCTCGGTGGCGCCCAGCGCCTGGCGGACCTTGAGCACCATGCGTGCCTTCTGCGCCGCGTTTACCTCGACCACCGCTTCGACAATACGCGACGGAACACCAGCTTCCTGCGCCATACGGATGAGCGCCAGCGTGTCCTTGGGAAAACACGAACCACCATAGCCCGGCCCCGGATGCAAGAACTTGCGGCCTATGCGCCCGTCCAGGCCCATGCCACGCGCCACGTCGTGAACATCAGCCCCGACCTGCTCGCATAGCTGCGCCATCTCGTTAATAAAGCTGATCTTGGTGGCCAAAAACGCGTTGGCGGCGTACTTGATCAACTCGGCCGTTTCAAGGCCGGTGACCAGGATCGGCGTTTCGATAAGGTTCAGAGGTCTATACAAACTCCGCAGCAGCGCCTCGGCGCGCGCGCTCTGCACCCCCAGCACGACGCGATCGGGGCGCATGAAGTCCGCGATCGCGGCCCCCTCACGCAGGAATTCCGGGTTGGACGCCACATCGAACTCGGCGTCCGGGTTCACTTCACGCACAATACGCCCAACCTGCCGCGCCGTACCGACCGGTACCGTCGATTTATCAACAATAACGGTGTAACCGCGCAGGTGTTCCCCCACCTGGCGCGCCGCGGCATAGACGTAGCTCAAGTCCGCATGCCCGTCCCCGTGGCGGCTTGGCGTGCCAACCGCAATGAACACCAGGTCCGCCGCTTGTACCGCTGCGGCCAGGTCAGTGGTAAATGTCAAACGCCCGGCTGCGGCGTTCCTCACCACCAGGTCTTCAAGCCCGGGCTCGAAGATGGGGATCTCGCCCCGACCTAGCCGCTGTATCTTTCCAGGGTCGATGTCGACGCAGGTCACGGCCGCCCCAAAATCAGCGAAGCAGGCCCCCGAAACCAAACCGACGTAGCCCGTCCCAATCATCACTACATTCACGCGCGCTTTGCCCCGCTTTGCTTGCGACAGTCTTTAAGCGCCAATCATCGCATGATTACCATCCAATCGACCGCATAAGACACCGCTACGGGTGCTCTTGGAGAGACAAAAAGGCGAAAACCCGTACTCTGAGATCAGCGGCGCGGAAGCCCGCAGCTAACACCATTCGCTTGTATCCCAGTCGAACTCCGGACAATTGGAGAATTCACCCACGGATTCCCGACACCCCGCCGTTAGTCGCCCCCGCGCGCCCGCCAGATTATCTCTTGGCGATACCGTCAAGAAACTCCCTGACCGAACTGCCCAGATTGCCCGAAAGGCCAGCAATATCATTGGCTGAGGTGCTTAGCACTTTAGAAGCCTCTCCCGTATAATTCGCCGCATTCTTAAGGTGCTCGATATTCTGGGAGACTCGCGCTGTCGCTTCAGCAACTCCCGTGACATTTCGGGTTATCTCCTGAATCGTCGCTGTCTGCTCTTCCACCGCCGCTGCGGCGCTGGAAGATAACTCGTCGATCTCTGCGACATTCTTGATAATTTCCTTCATCGCCACGCCCGACTCTTTCGCCGCCACCTGCACGTCATTAATACGACCTTCTATCTCCTGGGTCTTCTCAGCAGTCTCCTGAGCCAACGCCTTAACTGCATCCGCAACCACAGAAAAACTCTTTCCGGCAGCTCCGGCCCTAGCCGCTTCAATCGTCGCGTTCAACGCCAGCAGATGCGTCTGGTCAGCGATCCTCTTGATCGAAAATACCACCTCACCAATATTCTCGACCAAAGTGTTGAGCTGACTGACCTTGTTGCTCGTTAAATCGGCTCCGCTGGCCGCCTTGCTCGCTCGCAGGGCGACATCGGTCACTTGACGCGCTATTTCCAGAGCCGTGCTTTTCAACTGCCCCGTCGCGACCGAGACCACACTTAGATTTGCCCTGGTCTCCTCGCTCGCCGAGCTGACCACCCGACTCGCGTTCTCGGTATCCTGGGCCGTATTCTCCATGTTTCGCGCCGCCCCTAGAAGCCCCTCAGCCGAAACCGCCAGACTACCGATCGCTCCGCCGATCTGGTCATCGAACCTTTTGGCAAGATCTGCCATGGTCGATAACTTCTCCCGCTCAATACTTCTTTCCAGCTCTTCCCTCTGCGCCTTTAATCGGTTGGACTCGAGAATATTTTCTCTAAAAATATGCAACGATCTGACGATCGCTCCCGTTTCATCCTTACTCGCAACCCGATCGAGATCTACATCCAGATCGCCGTTTGCGAGTACCATGGCGACGTCCCCCCGCTTTCAGTAGCGGGGCCGTTTAGAGTCCGGGGTTAGGGTAGCCGATCTCGGCCATCT from Immundisolibacter sp. encodes the following:
- a CDS encoding UDP-glucose/GDP-mannose dehydrogenase family protein, which produces MNVVMIGTGYVGLVSGACFADFGAAVTCVDIDPGKIQRLGRGEIPIFEPGLEDLVVRNAAAGRLTFTTDLAAAVQAADLVFIAVGTPSRHGDGHADLSYVYAAARQVGEHLRGYTVIVDKSTVPVGTARQVGRIVREVNPDAEFDVASNPEFLREGAAIADFMRPDRVVLGVQSARAEALLRSLYRPLNLIETPILVTGLETAELIKYAANAFLATKISFINEMAQLCEQVGADVHDVARGMGLDGRIGRKFLHPGPGYGGSCFPKDTLALIRMAQEAGVPSRIVEAVVEVNAAQKARMVLKVRQALGATEAGKTIAVLGLTFKPDTDDMREAPALAILPPLLDRGARIRAHDPKGMHEARSLLPATVEYCDDPYAALEGADAMVLLTEWNEYRGLDLRQIRSRMAGNVVVDLRNVYDPAAMRAAGFDYHCLGRTESLRNT
- a CDS encoding SDR family oxidoreductase, with the protein product MDSLFGKTVFITGASRGIGKAIALRAAQDGANVVIAAKTVQPHPKLAGTIHSAAQEIEDAGGSALALAVDVRDEDAVEAAVTRAVERFGGIDILVNNASAISLTDTLHTPTKRFDLMLDVNLRGTWTTTRACLPHLLRAENPHILVLSPPLNLDPRWLAPHTAYTISKYGMSLCVLGLAEEFRERRVAVNALWPRTVIATAATEMLPGVDLNTCRRPDIVSDAAHWILTRPSHEYTGNFFIDEAVLALAGVTDFDVYAIDPSQPLLADLFLD
- a CDS encoding DMT family transporter, with protein sequence MRVTGLARFLPHLWINLACVFWAGNMTVGRALRGHIGPGLIVTLRGAMSLVLLLMLLRFLRTRKEPPLRQDFWLLLFMAFTGVAGYQGLLYLGLRHTDAINAALMNSAGPLVAIVMAWAVLGTTVHRVQWFGGLTSLLGIAVILSGGSVERLLAVRFNVGDLAMLVGVFMWAGYSVAGRIVMRERSVLSVTTITSSMALLMVTPWGLWEAQTAAPVLTPAVWAGLAYMAVFVGVGALLAWNYGVKAMGPAEAMAFMNMTPLYAVLLSTWILHEPMRGPQMAGAVLVVGGSLLAALGPQWSGKRTPGSATT
- a CDS encoding DUF2782 domain-containing protein; its protein translation is MRCMLLFSLLLLPVAAMAAENGPPPGSEVPPDMQVEPPRREAPPPASEVPPELQVAPQEGDVPSPEVTIKRRGPDTVEEYAIGGRVYMVKVKPAIGPAYYLVDPTGAGEFSQQINDIKNPPPVPRWVLLRW
- the polA gene encoding DNA polymerase I translates to MPETPLVVLVDGSSYLFRAFHAMPPLTNAKGQPTGVTYGVVNMLRRLERDYPDAHIAVVFDAKGPTFRHDAFVDYKANRPPMPDDLAIQIAPTLELVRALGLPLLVIDGVEADDVIGTLARRAAGRGEQVLISTADKDLAQLVDGHVRLVNTMTNTVLDVAGVKEKFGVPPELIADFLALTGDTVDNIPGVPKVGPKTAAKWLNEYGSLNGVIAHADDVGGKVGENLRATLDQLPLFLDLATVRCEVPLDIDPDNLNRVSPDLDTLRRLFTELEFKSWLKELDGGSLGGKPLPGTHAPSQAAPEVAVIDRDAYETVIDEASLARWCERLAAMDAFSFDLETDRLDAISARIVGLSFAIEPGVAAYVPVGHDYPGAPDQLSPDAVLARLKPLLEADSPRKIGQGFKFDCTVLARYGISLAGPAFDTMLESYVLDSTATRHDMDSLAAKYLGHTTITFKDVAGSGKNQITFNQVDLETATRYAAEDADVTLRLHRHFWPQIEAEPDLRRVFEQIEMPLLPVLSRVERHGVLIDTALLRAQSGELAAAMLRLEAEAHELAGHTFNLGSPLQIQQVLYEEQKLPVLGRTPTKQPSTAEDVLQELALHYPLPRVILEHRGLSKLRSTYTDKLPQQVNPQTGRVHTSYHQAVASTGRLSSSDPNLQNIPIRSAEGRRIRQAFIASPGCVLLAADYSQIELRIMAHLSGDEGLLRAFAEGADVHRATAAEIFGTDLAGVTGDQRRAAKTINFGLIYGMSPFGLAQQLGIDRGAAQLYVDQYFARYPGVRAYMDATRVAARERGYVETVYGRRLHLPEIRSTNGQRRQYAERTAINAPMQGTAADLIKLAMIRIDRWLRDNGEPARMIMQVHDELVFELPAERAETVRARVTALMTADNPLSVPLEVETGLGLNWDQAH
- a CDS encoding homoserine kinase, translated to MSVYTPVEPAEVATFLRDYAVGELLELKGIADGIENTNYFVTTSGGQFVLTLFERHTQVELDYFLELMVTLANHGLPCPRPIMADDGSHLRRLAQRPAALVERLPGHAISTPSVAQCAAVGEALGRIHRTSRHVHRRRTNERGPAWWQVTADALRGTLDADSMALIDSEIAAHAAFDNGRLPRGVIHADLFRDNALFEGERLTGVIDFYAACNDILLYDVAICLNDWCVGADGDFDDTRGRAFLNAYAHGRPPVASEADALPLMLRAAALRFWLSRLYDFHFPRDGEITHIKDPAHFERILRKRIAAPRWAEDLWST
- a CDS encoding methyl-accepting chemotaxis protein; translated protein: MVLANGDLDVDLDRVASKDETGAIVRSLHIFRENILESNRLKAQREELERSIEREKLSTMADLAKRFDDQIGGAIGSLAVSAEGLLGAARNMENTAQDTENASRVVSSASEETRANLSVVSVATGQLKSTALEIARQVTDVALRASKAASGADLTSNKVSQLNTLVENIGEVVFSIKRIADQTHLLALNATIEAARAGAAGKSFSVVADAVKALAQETAEKTQEIEGRINDVQVAAKESGVAMKEIIKNVAEIDELSSSAAAAVEEQTATIQEITRNVTGVAEATARVSQNIEHLKNAANYTGEASKVLSTSANDIAGLSGNLGSSVREFLDGIAKR